One region of Metallibacterium scheffleri genomic DNA includes:
- a CDS encoding conjugal transfer protein TraF, translated as MVLKWLLIPAMVAVGAMLAPHAIAQIDRRPHGWIWYTPTPQPSRPVKQTTSEPGTEAAAKLAGPSQWSTAWIREKLPRLRDLAIQDPSEKNVRAYLLLQHLAMDRAQRFAEVSMMVTQGDPTLDENTRFPLASAAAQAGVESAKQGLVSAIQVLAKTTGLYFFFSSTCEYCHADLPVLRTFELESGMKIVGVSLDGQPIDNQLFPNYLINSDQAQRLGVQYTPAFFLVHPPNLSDVVQIGQGYLSLQQLEQRIVEEAYYHGWLSPATYRETRIASPLYQAGVSPRDQHTLSSKDAALITSVVGSLPPRDHNGRTLGTPTSYSGLDGASPNADPQESHVPQMTE; from the coding sequence ATGGTGCTGAAGTGGTTATTGATACCTGCGATGGTCGCGGTGGGCGCGATGCTGGCACCACATGCGATAGCGCAAATTGATCGGCGGCCGCACGGGTGGATCTGGTACACGCCCACGCCGCAGCCGTCCCGCCCGGTGAAGCAAACGACTTCTGAGCCCGGCACAGAAGCTGCTGCCAAACTGGCTGGACCCAGTCAATGGTCGACTGCATGGATCCGCGAGAAATTGCCACGGCTCCGGGATCTCGCAATACAGGATCCCAGCGAGAAAAATGTGCGCGCGTATCTGCTACTGCAGCATCTTGCCATGGACAGGGCCCAGCGGTTCGCAGAAGTGTCGATGATGGTGACACAAGGGGACCCGACGCTCGACGAGAACACGCGCTTTCCGCTGGCGTCCGCCGCGGCCCAGGCCGGCGTCGAAAGCGCCAAGCAAGGTTTGGTGAGTGCGATTCAGGTCTTGGCCAAGACCACGGGCCTGTACTTTTTTTTCTCGTCGACCTGCGAGTATTGTCACGCCGATCTCCCTGTGCTCAGGACCTTTGAACTGGAGAGCGGGATGAAGATCGTCGGCGTGAGCCTCGACGGCCAGCCGATCGACAATCAACTGTTCCCGAATTACTTGATCAACTCTGATCAGGCGCAGCGCTTGGGTGTGCAATACACGCCCGCATTCTTCCTAGTGCATCCGCCGAATCTGAGCGATGTTGTGCAGATCGGGCAGGGCTATCTGTCATTGCAGCAACTCGAGCAACGGATTGTGGAGGAAGCCTACTATCACGGCTGGTTGTCGCCGGCGACGTATCGCGAGACACGCATCGCATCGCCGCTGTACCAGGCTGGCGTCAGCCCTCGAGACCAGCACACACTCAGCAGCAAGGACGCGGCTCTGATTACCTCGGTGGTGGGTTCATTGCCACCGCGCGATCACAACGGCAGGACGCTGGGAACGCCCACGTCATACTCCGGCCTGGATGGCGCCAGTCCGAACGCAGATCCACAGGAATCGCATGTTCCGCAAATGACGGAGTGA
- a CDS encoding TraE/TraK family type IV conjugative transfer system protein — translation MNAEKLHTSHASLMQDNRYLRVITVALSMLTLALGFGLVFRKQIVVIVPSNDLTKSTYTATSADQGALSSWGLYIATLVGNVTPSNGDFVANELGHLLAPSIYKQVMSSISDQVSKIQQDQLTLQFSPSAVAFNQNKDEVSVDGWLTTTDSHGSQHRQELTYHVYFTVVNYQPHVVGLTTTNGSIVIGQ, via the coding sequence ATGAACGCGGAGAAGCTGCACACCTCGCACGCCAGCTTGATGCAAGACAACCGCTACCTGCGCGTGATCACGGTCGCCTTGTCGATGTTGACGCTCGCTCTCGGGTTTGGACTGGTTTTCCGCAAGCAGATCGTTGTGATCGTGCCTTCGAATGACCTCACGAAGTCGACCTACACCGCGACTTCGGCGGATCAAGGAGCGCTTTCTTCGTGGGGTCTCTACATCGCAACGTTGGTAGGGAACGTGACGCCATCGAATGGAGATTTCGTGGCGAACGAACTCGGCCACCTGTTGGCGCCGTCGATCTACAAACAAGTGATGTCCTCGATCTCGGACCAGGTTTCGAAGATCCAGCAGGACCAGCTGACCTTGCAGTTCTCGCCATCCGCTGTGGCCTTCAACCAGAACAAGGATGAGGTTTCGGTCGATGGTTGGCTGACTACGACAGATTCCCACGGTTCTCAGCACCGCCAGGAACTGACCTACCACGTCTACTTCACCGTGGTGAATTACCAACCGCATGTAGTCGGCCTGACGACTACAAACGGCAGCATCGTCATAGGCCAGTGA
- the traA gene encoding TraA family conjugative transfer protein: MNVSKKKLQAAYGKLLLAIAMVLLSVTPALAGTTGGGSNPFGSLITMLIGWLQGGLGLLLSIVAVIVGLVAGVARGSIVGVLTGFGVAIAAYWSPSILQGIFGATVHLAPAFRTVAGF; encoded by the coding sequence ATGAACGTGTCGAAGAAGAAGCTGCAGGCTGCGTACGGCAAACTGTTGCTCGCCATCGCCATGGTGCTGCTGTCGGTGACGCCGGCACTGGCCGGCACGACCGGCGGTGGTTCCAATCCGTTCGGGTCGCTGATCACAATGTTGATCGGCTGGCTGCAGGGCGGGCTTGGTCTGCTGCTGTCCATCGTGGCGGTGATTGTTGGTCTGGTCGCTGGCGTAGCTCGCGGCTCTATCGTCGGTGTTTTGACGGGCTTTGGCGTGGCCATCGCCGCTTACTGGAGCCCATCCATCCTGCAAGGAATTTTCGGTGCCACGGTGCATCTTGCGCCTGCATTCCGAACCGTTGCTGGGTTCTGA
- a CDS encoding conjugal transfer protein TraH yields the protein MRYLTNNLLSFAAAAALTVASAPAFAGLQGQLNTMFGEMSATTNPQVVMDARRGVITGGAFSMRSPIVPIGMNAINYTPPGITAGCSGIDAYGGSLSFISGQQFVQLLRSIAANAEGFAFQLALSSMSSQISNLLSSSESQLLSRLTQLKNSCEAAQTGLNVLGINQSSVNQAAQNIETSMGIATDSNAAAVANTPQSPAVQTVASTPAAKLIYHNVMWDALKAYNFANAYGESTDANTYDEEIMSLVGYVITCNPNTTQNCAPSSTTAGPTGGVGLIIGQPTLRLEDLIYGSTDPQSGTGKSQYYVCGDTTQCMSVSTSNWTGTGVLSLVQTELGTSNSQGFLGVLLQNDPADPQVTAFLSSAGPVGVEIERVARANPIEAYPYAVAVAQPIAIQVAYNDALSLLSAAARTISGSSEIGAKRQMALIDSAVARLGKDYQSMMNEQKINTGYGTLASLYMQTTSLKPGAPNGAGSL from the coding sequence ATGAGGTATTTGACCAACAACCTACTTTCTTTCGCCGCCGCAGCGGCGTTGACGGTTGCCTCTGCGCCGGCATTTGCTGGACTGCAGGGGCAGCTCAACACGATGTTCGGTGAGATGTCGGCGACGACGAACCCGCAGGTGGTGATGGATGCGCGCCGCGGCGTGATTACGGGTGGCGCTTTTTCGATGCGCTCGCCGATCGTCCCGATCGGTATGAATGCCATCAACTACACCCCGCCCGGGATCACGGCTGGCTGCTCTGGCATTGATGCGTATGGCGGCAGCCTTTCGTTCATTTCCGGACAGCAATTCGTGCAGTTGCTACGGTCGATCGCAGCAAATGCGGAAGGATTTGCCTTCCAGCTCGCGCTGTCATCGATGTCGTCTCAGATCAGTAATCTGTTGTCATCTTCCGAAAGTCAGCTGCTGAGTCGTCTTACGCAATTAAAGAATTCTTGCGAAGCCGCGCAAACTGGATTGAATGTCCTTGGTATCAACCAGTCGAGTGTCAATCAGGCGGCACAGAACATCGAAACGTCCATGGGCATCGCGACTGACTCCAATGCGGCCGCAGTGGCCAATACCCCCCAATCGCCAGCTGTACAAACGGTTGCCAGTACGCCGGCCGCGAAGCTGATCTACCACAATGTCATGTGGGATGCGTTGAAGGCGTACAACTTCGCCAATGCCTATGGCGAGAGCACCGACGCTAACACATATGACGAAGAAATCATGTCGCTGGTGGGGTATGTAATTACATGTAATCCGAATACTACGCAAAACTGCGCGCCGTCATCGACGACCGCTGGGCCAACAGGGGGCGTTGGACTGATCATCGGCCAGCCAACCCTGCGCCTCGAAGATCTTATCTACGGGTCTACTGACCCACAAAGCGGAACTGGGAAAAGCCAGTATTATGTCTGCGGCGATACAACACAGTGCATGAGTGTTTCTACATCCAATTGGACTGGCACCGGGGTGTTATCTCTTGTTCAAACAGAGCTTGGCACTTCCAATTCGCAGGGGTTCCTCGGTGTGCTTTTGCAGAATGACCCTGCAGACCCGCAAGTCACGGCATTTCTCTCATCCGCCGGCCCCGTAGGCGTAGAAATCGAACGGGTCGCAAGAGCAAATCCGATTGAGGCCTATCCGTATGCAGTGGCTGTTGCTCAGCCGATCGCGATTCAGGTCGCCTACAATGACGCGCTCTCATTACTCAGCGCGGCAGCGCGCACCATCAGCGGTTCCTCGGAGATCGGTGCAAAGCGGCAAATGGCGTTGATTGATTCTGCAGTCGCTCGACTCGGCAAGGATTACCAATCAATGATGAACGAGCAGAAAATCAATACGGGTTACGGAACGTTAGCGAGCCTGTATATGCAGACTACGAGTCTTAAACCTGGCGCGCCGAACGGCGCCGGGAGTTTGTGA
- a CDS encoding conjugal transfer protein TraG N-terminal domain-containing protein, translating to MYHIISIGDEAFLYKIFQFLAMLNSSGTDLYARLGLLSALIGIILVILTAITSNGRQFPIGGYIVAIVMFLVFFGQTTSVELEDFYTGRTDIVQDVPLGTAIVGSIVSQAGVAIITYFQTGTSVPGSSTLSPQYALDALMAYRNLSDASSYCGFGTTEMCDWSKTFQSYVANCVLPEYKLHNGWWNGDPKTSSNLLSTLNVPDLGFVTNDYLGTNPGTTSTGQVSDCSNTYSDLNQTWNNSQTGIAAAFSGLLKINTMNGDTPADELGNAFAALGNQTTQPGQPSGTSGNLPSLLQQASQNGVQSVENAVGANLLARGLAQGFRDANQVGEAGVIESAANQRNVQFAAQSTLFTRTLRATMTFFEGVIYGLAPFLAFLIPLGPIGFRYAGRYLQLLVWLFLWMPLLSFVNLFEIMSVLREMNALLPAIGNAPLISAIGLNQIEYTVSDWVGIGAYLTTAVVGLSGFVVFGSVAAFQGIAAEANAPTSLDPSMIAPDIMSTAPPMQSGAQYSASGGSALSLHNAALQEFSGSSKLQEKAMLAMSAARTAAVKLGVSGKEAASMGQSQLQNFFEDQLYGNTSAMTNGATVNASDRNAATLDGSRSSVGSTAVTTNVGGGLKVGGTGAKAGITNTGQDISNRTRDLSNAQATTIGKDAGYKTGQTRALSVGQKGSEGSQSSQSISAERTKIAQSGLNDLQTYSRSMEMSHEVGSSMRVPMKQAAFSLASNSGALDAAISVAHGLDANAYASNYTAYGNTFPEGPQREAAAALSTLNQVASLNDSRSAEAMNGLDNALSSTPGWSSMDTTGVISSVEGGMASGQRLLGDVQAGTNGIPGETAGSAGLPTDPGQIGRVGSGAHALFDERASDPVYNDLRDASMFEQGGLLDKSYSAADNLMDTKGEGATIWGASIQGGSAGMDYAPGLSRDAAAMEGAASLSRTAAGFVVKEQQLNAPLLPTVEAQPPPNDE from the coding sequence ATGTACCACATCATATCCATTGGCGATGAGGCATTTCTTTACAAGATCTTCCAGTTTCTTGCGATGCTCAATTCGTCTGGCACGGACCTGTACGCACGACTTGGACTTCTGTCGGCGTTGATCGGCATCATTCTTGTAATCCTCACGGCAATTACGAGCAACGGCCGTCAATTCCCGATTGGCGGATATATTGTTGCCATTGTAATGTTCCTTGTCTTCTTCGGCCAAACTACGAGCGTTGAGCTTGAGGATTTCTACACCGGCCGTACCGACATCGTCCAGGACGTACCACTCGGTACGGCCATTGTCGGGTCCATTGTTTCGCAAGCCGGCGTCGCAATTATCACTTATTTTCAGACGGGAACGTCCGTTCCTGGTTCATCGACACTTTCACCACAGTATGCACTTGATGCTTTGATGGCGTATCGAAATCTGTCTGATGCGTCGTCGTATTGCGGTTTTGGCACGACGGAGATGTGTGATTGGTCCAAGACTTTCCAAAGTTATGTGGCTAATTGCGTGCTTCCGGAGTACAAATTGCATAACGGATGGTGGAACGGTGACCCCAAGACGTCATCCAATTTGCTCTCAACTTTGAATGTTCCTGACCTCGGCTTTGTTACTAACGACTATCTTGGCACAAATCCCGGTACAACCAGTACGGGTCAAGTATCCGATTGTTCTAATACCTACTCCGACCTAAACCAAACGTGGAATAACTCGCAGACTGGAATCGCTGCCGCATTCAGTGGGCTTTTGAAAATCAACACGATGAACGGTGATACCCCGGCTGACGAACTTGGAAATGCGTTTGCCGCGCTAGGCAATCAGACAACCCAACCTGGTCAACCGAGTGGCACGTCGGGCAATCTGCCGAGTCTTCTGCAGCAAGCATCGCAGAATGGCGTTCAGAGTGTCGAGAACGCAGTGGGAGCCAATCTGCTGGCGCGCGGCCTGGCGCAAGGCTTTCGCGACGCCAACCAGGTCGGCGAGGCCGGGGTCATCGAGTCCGCCGCCAATCAGCGCAACGTGCAGTTCGCGGCGCAGAGCACGCTGTTCACGCGCACGCTGCGCGCCACCATGACGTTCTTCGAGGGCGTTATCTATGGCCTGGCGCCGTTCCTTGCGTTCCTGATCCCGCTGGGGCCGATCGGCTTCCGCTACGCGGGTCGCTATCTGCAGCTACTGGTCTGGCTGTTCCTGTGGATGCCGCTGCTCAGCTTCGTGAACCTGTTCGAGATCATGTCGGTGTTGCGTGAGATGAACGCGCTGCTGCCGGCGATCGGCAACGCGCCGCTGATTTCGGCCATCGGCCTCAACCAAATCGAGTACACGGTCAGCGACTGGGTTGGAATCGGTGCCTACCTCACAACGGCAGTAGTTGGTTTGTCCGGATTCGTTGTATTTGGTTCAGTGGCTGCATTCCAGGGCATTGCTGCGGAGGCCAACGCACCGACGAGCCTTGATCCAAGCATGATAGCTCCTGACATCATGAGCACTGCGCCGCCGATGCAATCGGGTGCGCAGTATTCGGCAAGTGGTGGTTCCGCTTTATCGCTGCATAACGCCGCACTTCAGGAATTCAGCGGGTCTAGCAAGTTGCAGGAGAAGGCGATGTTGGCCATGTCTGCCGCGCGCACCGCAGCCGTGAAACTTGGTGTGAGTGGCAAAGAAGCGGCCTCGATGGGTCAGTCGCAGTTGCAGAATTTTTTTGAGGATCAATTGTACGGTAACACATCAGCCATGACGAATGGCGCTACGGTGAATGCTTCGGATAGGAACGCCGCAACACTTGACGGATCGAGATCAAGCGTTGGCTCTACTGCCGTAACCACAAATGTTGGTGGCGGGCTGAAGGTTGGTGGCACTGGCGCCAAAGCTGGTATTACCAATACTGGGCAAGATATTTCTAACAGAACCAGGGATCTTTCCAATGCACAGGCAACGACGATAGGGAAGGATGCCGGATATAAGACCGGGCAGACTCGCGCCTTGTCTGTTGGACAGAAGGGATCGGAAGGCTCTCAGTCTAGTCAGTCAATTTCTGCTGAGAGAACTAAGATCGCGCAATCCGGGTTGAACGATTTGCAGACCTACTCAAGATCCATGGAGATGTCGCACGAAGTTGGCTCGTCAATGCGGGTGCCGATGAAACAAGCAGCGTTTTCATTAGCGTCGAATAGCGGCGCCCTGGATGCGGCCATTTCGGTGGCTCATGGCCTCGATGCCAATGCCTATGCATCAAACTACACCGCTTACGGTAATACATTCCCCGAAGGCCCGCAAAGGGAAGCTGCAGCCGCGCTGTCGACGCTCAACCAGGTGGCAAGCCTGAATGACTCTCGATCTGCAGAGGCAATGAATGGTCTGGATAATGCGCTTTCATCGACGCCAGGTTGGTCATCGATGGACACAACAGGCGTTATCAGTTCTGTCGAAGGAGGAATGGCATCTGGCCAGCGTCTTCTCGGCGACGTCCAGGCAGGAACGAATGGCATTCCTGGTGAAACTGCTGGTTCAGCAGGTTTGCCCACTGACCCAGGGCAAATTGGGCGTGTCGGTTCTGGGGCTCACGCTTTGTTTGATGAACGCGCCAGCGATCCCGTATACAATGACCTTCGCGATGCGTCCATGTTTGAGCAAGGTGGGCTTTTGGATAAGTCGTATAGTGCAGCCGACAATTTGATGGACACTAAGGGCGAAGGCGCGACGATATGGGGCGCATCTATCCAAGGTGGCTCGGCTGGTATGGACTACGCTCCCGGGCTGTCCCGAGATGCCGCCGCAATGGAAGGCGCGGCATCACTCAGCAGGACGGCTGCCGGGTTTGTCGTTAAAGAGCAGCAACTTAATGCGCCGCTCTTGCCGACTGTTGAGGCGCAACCGCCGCCGAATGATGAGTAG
- a CDS encoding transglycosylase SLT domain-containing protein: protein MRAGTLRYTVRVLCGAWIASAVFACGYAITASSNFDLRHIAAGSVVNSHAQWLPPLMVIGHAAHGRSGAARESTANDEAVQRHRGSGGNVTSASPVGPVVAAGNRGFATLTSPDMQTRAQPLPASVNLGPKASVWRQAGRRYHVDPLLLYAIALVETGHATGEDEVAPTPWIVRIDGHVITGSESHVCSAIRLAQVFGKPIQDVGVMQVYFPMHHTAVRNPLHLIEPRTNIMEGARILAQSLGSSQDTILGIGHYHSYAPSKAYSYGRAVYTVWRRLEEVERGGYSLAETSSAEEQRGN, encoded by the coding sequence ATGCGCGCGGGTACGCTGCGGTACACGGTGCGCGTTCTATGCGGTGCATGGATCGCATCGGCGGTTTTTGCGTGCGGCTATGCGATCACTGCTTCTTCGAACTTTGATCTGCGGCATATTGCCGCGGGATCGGTAGTGAATTCCCATGCGCAATGGCTGCCGCCGTTAATGGTGATCGGCCATGCAGCGCACGGCCGCTCTGGCGCTGCACGGGAATCCACAGCAAACGACGAAGCTGTACAGCGACACAGGGGAAGTGGGGGCAACGTGACGAGTGCATCGCCGGTTGGCCCGGTTGTTGCTGCTGGGAATCGTGGATTCGCTACGCTGACGTCCCCTGATATGCAGACTCGCGCCCAGCCGCTGCCAGCCAGCGTCAATCTTGGCCCGAAGGCGTCAGTTTGGCGCCAAGCAGGGCGGCGCTATCACGTCGATCCGCTCTTGCTGTATGCGATCGCGCTGGTGGAAACCGGCCATGCCACTGGTGAGGACGAGGTTGCGCCGACACCCTGGATTGTGCGAATCGATGGGCATGTGATTACCGGAAGTGAGTCCCATGTCTGCAGTGCAATCAGGCTGGCGCAGGTTTTCGGGAAGCCGATCCAGGACGTTGGAGTGATGCAGGTGTACTTCCCTATGCATCACACGGCGGTGCGGAACCCGCTCCATCTGATTGAGCCGCGGACCAACATCATGGAAGGCGCGCGGATCCTCGCGCAGTCCTTGGGTTCAAGCCAGGACACAATTCTTGGCATTGGGCACTACCACTCGTATGCTCCGTCCAAGGCATACTCATACGGGCGTGCCGTCTACACTGTTTGGCGTCGCCTTGAGGAGGTGGAACGAGGCGGCTACAGTCTTGCTGAGACATCAAGCGCTGAGGAGCAGAGGGGGAACTAG
- the traL gene encoding type IV conjugative transfer system protein TraL has protein sequence MEPIELPTHLDDPKTFLIFSMDDVLIVGVAMIIGLATHLLGYLLLLALGMMWVMRRFRGAVPDGHLQHRLYWYGIPLGNGHSLINPLIRRFVG, from the coding sequence ATGGAGCCGATTGAACTGCCTACGCACTTGGATGATCCGAAGACCTTTCTGATCTTCAGCATGGACGACGTGTTGATCGTCGGTGTCGCCATGATCATTGGTCTGGCGACGCACTTGCTCGGATATCTGCTGCTTCTTGCGCTGGGCATGATGTGGGTCATGCGGCGTTTCCGTGGTGCCGTCCCAGATGGACACCTGCAGCATCGGCTGTACTGGTACGGCATTCCGCTCGGAAACGGCCACAGCCTGATCAATCCTCTGATCAGGAGATTCGTCGGATGA
- a CDS encoding TraB/VirB10 family protein, translating into MFGKKNSSSTGSQAQHRKGLNAKQKRNLFLYVGFAAVVFIAWALSRPGVLSQQNAPVNAKNLLGSASSHELGVASINNQVAHQSAEIASLKRAIAKRVRSQTPGSGQYNSATTSATTVPPPPPVPVPVPSTSGGAVAVPYAQLPPSGQAAALAATQAPSIETIGAPASASSATTTPNQGVTAQTQAKVPKIFLPAGTMLTGVLLTGLDAPTGRNASSEPIPVLVRIKEDAILPNEYRADFRECFIVASGIGDLSSERAYLRGQYLSCVRRDGGVIQAHVQMWGTGSDGFAGLRGTLVSKQGTAIARALMAGFAAGIGQAFTPQQQTVIAANGSPYQSPPLGVAGRMAAFGGISSAANQVAAFYLKMAESEFPVIEVSAGQPVTFIVEKGASIPMLKEKTS; encoded by the coding sequence ATGTTCGGGAAGAAGAATTCCAGCTCAACGGGCAGCCAAGCGCAGCATCGCAAGGGCCTCAATGCCAAGCAGAAAAGAAATCTGTTCCTGTACGTGGGTTTCGCCGCCGTTGTGTTCATCGCGTGGGCGCTCTCGCGGCCCGGCGTGCTGTCGCAGCAGAACGCCCCCGTTAACGCAAAGAATCTGCTTGGCAGTGCCAGTTCGCACGAGTTAGGCGTTGCGTCGATCAACAATCAGGTCGCGCACCAGAGCGCGGAAATCGCGTCACTGAAACGCGCCATTGCGAAGCGCGTTCGATCGCAAACACCAGGGTCAGGGCAATACAACAGCGCCACTACTTCGGCCACGACGGTTCCGCCTCCGCCGCCCGTGCCCGTGCCCGTGCCTTCAACGTCAGGCGGCGCCGTCGCGGTGCCGTACGCGCAGCTCCCGCCATCAGGGCAAGCTGCGGCACTCGCCGCCACGCAAGCGCCCAGCATCGAGACCATCGGTGCACCGGCCAGCGCTTCGTCTGCCACGACGACTCCGAATCAAGGCGTGACGGCACAGACGCAGGCGAAGGTTCCGAAGATCTTCTTGCCGGCGGGGACGATGCTGACCGGTGTGCTCTTGACGGGACTGGATGCGCCGACGGGTCGCAATGCTTCGTCTGAACCGATACCGGTTCTGGTGCGCATCAAGGAAGACGCAATCCTGCCAAATGAATACCGCGCTGATTTTCGAGAGTGCTTCATCGTGGCCAGCGGCATTGGTGACCTCTCGAGTGAGCGCGCTTACTTGCGTGGTCAGTATCTGTCGTGCGTTCGCCGGGATGGTGGCGTTATCCAGGCACATGTCCAGATGTGGGGTACTGGTTCCGACGGATTCGCAGGCCTGCGTGGAACGCTGGTGAGCAAGCAAGGTACTGCCATCGCGAGGGCGCTGATGGCGGGTTTCGCGGCGGGTATTGGCCAGGCTTTCACACCGCAGCAGCAGACCGTCATTGCCGCGAATGGAAGTCCTTACCAATCTCCTCCATTGGGCGTCGCAGGTCGCATGGCTGCGTTCGGTGGCATCTCGTCGGCAGCCAATCAAGTAGCGGCCTTCTATCTCAAGATGGCTGAGTCCGAGTTTCCTGTCATCGAGGTATCCGCAGGACAGCCTGTGACCTTCATCGTGGAGAAGGGCGCATCGATTCCGATGCTCAAGGAGAAGACGTCGTGA
- the traV gene encoding type IV conjugative transfer system lipoprotein TraV, which translates to MIKTLLRVVATAGCLALVGCASDPYVCPEPSGVACMSARQVYKLTDPPGKAGIEAAEGILRNPKTGKLIHPKDSKTFREDQAEDDGRVANASIQGAALPLPHTGNVIPVVEPPRVMRVWIGPWVDSHGNLHMAQRVYTQIVPRRWSIGTRESTRPATFFPLDAMPSSAPSKAPPNAPAVANGTD; encoded by the coding sequence ATGATCAAGACTCTGCTGCGTGTGGTCGCCACTGCGGGTTGCCTCGCGCTGGTCGGGTGTGCGAGTGACCCTTATGTGTGCCCGGAGCCGTCCGGCGTTGCGTGCATGAGCGCGAGGCAGGTCTACAAACTGACCGACCCGCCGGGCAAGGCCGGGATCGAAGCGGCCGAGGGCATCTTGCGTAATCCAAAGACAGGGAAGCTGATCCATCCAAAGGACAGCAAGACATTCAGAGAAGACCAGGCTGAAGACGACGGCCGGGTTGCGAATGCGTCGATCCAGGGCGCGGCATTGCCATTGCCGCACACCGGCAACGTGATCCCTGTCGTTGAGCCACCGCGCGTGATGCGGGTATGGATCGGCCCATGGGTCGACAGCCACGGCAACCTGCACATGGCGCAGCGCGTGTACACGCAGATTGTGCCGCGCCGTTGGTCGATCGGCACGCGCGAATCCACGCGCCCGGCGACGTTTTTCCCGCTCGATGCGATGCCTTCGAGTGCCCCATCCAAGGCCCCGCCGAATGCGCCTGCTGTCGCAAACGGCACGGATTGA
- a CDS encoding TraK domain-containing protein: protein MRIIKPIFCLAVLLAPVIAIASPQTAAAQTQLQVVHGGGASFPGTPLQPSTASQGVPVSVMRGVDANADVLKPEHFTINAAPNAMVRSVVSRSFLNRIVTPFNHPIIKTTSQVKVDTVGQSVFVSIAPTQMDPIVLYVMDEGDSNDSIALMLMPHAVGPVEIDLKQPTLLGRRPMVFNTKKAGQWEQQAPYTDRLIDVMRTLAKGLVPPGYAFRVYRTGDNMPSCQQAGLSIVPRQVIDGQTLEAYVGAMTNTTTAPIEFNEGNCAHNDVLAVASWPGPLLQPGQSTEVYIIVKRTSIPYGDEARPSALLQGAR, encoded by the coding sequence ATGAGGATCATCAAACCCATTTTCTGCTTGGCTGTGCTGCTCGCGCCAGTGATTGCAATCGCATCACCGCAGACTGCGGCGGCGCAGACACAACTGCAAGTTGTTCATGGCGGTGGTGCGTCGTTTCCAGGCACGCCTCTGCAGCCGTCTACTGCATCGCAAGGCGTTCCAGTGAGCGTCATGCGCGGCGTGGATGCAAATGCGGATGTGCTCAAGCCGGAGCATTTCACGATTAACGCAGCGCCGAATGCGATGGTTCGATCGGTCGTGAGCCGATCGTTTCTCAACCGCATTGTCACGCCGTTCAATCACCCCATCATCAAGACGACGTCTCAGGTCAAGGTGGACACTGTGGGGCAATCGGTCTTCGTATCGATCGCGCCTACCCAAATGGACCCGATCGTGCTCTATGTCATGGATGAAGGCGACAGCAATGACTCGATCGCCTTGATGCTGATGCCTCACGCTGTTGGTCCTGTCGAGATTGACCTGAAGCAACCGACTCTGCTTGGCCGTAGACCGATGGTGTTCAACACCAAGAAGGCCGGCCAGTGGGAGCAGCAAGCGCCATACACGGACCGATTGATCGACGTAATGCGTACGCTCGCGAAGGGCCTTGTGCCGCCGGGGTACGCATTCCGCGTGTATCGGACGGGTGACAACATGCCGTCGTGCCAGCAGGCCGGCCTGTCCATCGTGCCGCGGCAGGTGATCGATGGACAGACGCTCGAGGCGTATGTGGGCGCCATGACCAACACCACGACGGCACCGATCGAATTCAACGAGGGGAACTGCGCGCACAACGATGTGCTGGCGGTTGCATCGTGGCCCGGCCCACTGCTGCAGCCCGGTCAGAGCACCGAGGTGTACATCATCGTCAAGCGGACCTCGATCCCCTATGGCGATGAAGCGCGCCCATCTGCCTTGCTGCAAGGAGCACGTTGA